In Eulemur rufifrons isolate Redbay chromosome 29, OSU_ERuf_1, whole genome shotgun sequence, one DNA window encodes the following:
- the LOC138377167 gene encoding peroxiredoxin-5, mitochondrial-like, translating into MVAGVGRVAGLWALRRRAGYLFAGAAAESVAATAAPAAARRQPEGAGGWVPRGAHSFSSAAATMAPIKVGDAIPSVEVFEGEPGNKVNLAELFKGKKGVLFGVPGAFTPGCSKTHLPGFVEQAEALKAKGVQVVACLSVNDVFVTGEWGRAHKTEGKVRLLADPTGAFGKETDLLLDDSLVSLFGNRRLKRFSMVVEDGVVKTLNVEPDGTGLTCSLAPNVMSQL; encoded by the coding sequence ATGGTTGCGGGCGTGGGGAGAGTCGCGGGGCTGTGGGCCCTGAGACGCCGAGCGGGCTACTTATTCGCTGGTGCGGCCGCCGAGTCTGTGGCAGCGACAGCAGCACCGGCGGCAGCAAGACGACAACCAGAAGGAGCGGGAGGGTGGGTGCCTCGCGGGGCCCACAGTTTCAGCAGCGCCGCCGCAACCATGGCCCCAATCAAGGTGGGAGATGCCATCCCCTCAGTGGAGGTGTTTGAAGGGGAGCCAGGAAACAAGGTGAACCTGGCAGAGCTGTTCAAGGGCAAGAAAGGTGTGCTGTTTGGAGTTCCTGGGGCTTTCACTCCTGGCTGTTCCAAGACCCACCTGCCGGGGTTTGTGGAGCAGGCTGAGGCTCTAAAGGCCAAGGGGGTCCAGGTGGTGGCATGTCTGAGTGTTAACGATGTTTTTGTGACTGGTGAGTGGGGACGAGCCCACAAGACGGAAGGCAAGGTTCGGCTCTTGGCTGACCCTactggggcctttgggaaggaGACAGATTTACTACTAGATGACTCGTTGGTGTCCCTCTTTGGGAATCGACGGCTTAAGAGGTTTTCCATGGTGGTAGAAGATGGTGTAGTGAAGACCCTCAATGTGGAACCGGATGGCACAGGCCTCACCTGCAGCTTGGCACCTAATGTCATGTCGCAACTCTGA